A stretch of DNA from Dermacentor albipictus isolate Rhodes 1998 colony unplaced genomic scaffold, USDA_Dalb.pri_finalv2 scaffold_15, whole genome shotgun sequence:
GACCACACGACGTGTTCCTCAGAGGAAGGCAGCAGCGGAGCGCCGTTGTCAACCTTTTCTGAAGGACACAGGAATGGTGAGTTTTCATAATACATAATTGATTTATACAAAGTGCAGTGCCCTTAGGCTATCACAGGGCTGTGTTTGTACTGCGGAAAATACATTAAAAATTTTTTATACACGACAAGTGCACCTCCCTACGGATGGTCAATGTTCCAAATCCACACATCCGACAGATTATGATAATTTAAACACAAACGAAGTACACTTCGTttcgccaaagacttgaaaaatggtagaccgatcggcttactgtccgttgcctacaaaatatttactaaggtaattgcaaacagaatcgggaacaccttagacttccgtcaaccaaaggaccaggcaggattccgtaaaggctactcaacaatagaccatattcacactatcaaccatgtgatagaaaaatgtgcggaatataaccaacatttatatatagctttcattgattacaagaaagcgtttgattcagtcgaaacctcagcagtcatggaggcattgcggaatcagggtgtagacaagccgtatgtaaaaatactcaaaagacatctatagcggctccacagccaccgtagtcctccataaacaacgcaacaaaatcccaataaagaaaggcgtcaggcagggagatacgatctctccaatgctattcacagcatctttacaggaggtattgagacctggattgggaagaattggggataagagttaatggagaataccttagtaacttgcgattcgctgatgatattgccttgcttagtaactcatatCCGATAACGGTGCAAACAAGCCTAGAAATCGCAATGAATGTACGGGAAGACAAACCATGTGCGGAAGCTGCATAGCCACCTCAGCCGAAGGCCTATACTGCCTACATCAGgctgaaggaaaaaaccagtcggAAAACACAATGGAGAAAAAGAGAGGTTCACACCGCAACGACTGAAATATCAACTGAGCTGTATTAGAAACGGCGTAGTCCCAGCAAGACCAGCAGAGCATGCTCAACAGCAGCATCACTAATTAGAGCATGAAAAGTAAAGTCATTGCATCTATCATAACCGACCTAAAAAGGCAAATTCTTTTTTCAAGTTTTTCAAGCGTTTATAAAACTCACCCCTTTTTCTTTACTCTCTCCTGCCTATTATCGTGCTCGGTGCCTCTCCGCGCCTCCTGCCCGCCTTTCCTTCTTTGGCATTCTGTCAGTATTTGTGCAGCCTCCTCCAGGGGGTCCATGCGTACGAGGAAACACACTCATGGCTCTTTAACGCGACCCATTGGCTCTCGGGCACGCGCTTGCGACCGGGATTCTGGCGGTCAGACTTTCCTTCCCGGCATCAATGGTTTTCAGTAGAATATGGCTAGGACGCCCTCAAGTTCCTACAGGCCAACATCGACCACATCCAGGATGTGACGAAGTTGTTAGATGACCACATGGATCGGGGTGGCTTTCATTTGCCATCGTCTCAGAGCCGCACATCCGAGATGGAAAACTTGCCAACGTACCGCATACCCTAACTTCTTTCAACGCCCCGGTGAATCCGCGCGTAATGCTGCTGGCACGGGCTCCCGGGTTTGACATGTTCCCGGTATATATATCGCAGCACCTAGTAGCGGCTAGCTGTGCCTGCCCGCGGCAGGAATTCATCCTTGTGGCGACCTATGCCCCTCCGCATGGACCTATAGACCCTATCCTAGACGAGCTCTGGCAATGTTTCTCGTGACATTCCTTTCAGAACTTTGTTCTAGCCGGGGACTTTGACGACAAGCATGAACTCTGGGGTCCTGTAGCTGGCGATATGCGGGGCGTCCAGATGGCAAGTTTTGCCAGTGGCAATGGTCTACAGACATTGAACGACCCCATATCTGCCCCTACCTTCGACACGCCTTACGCCAGTTCGTGGATTGACGTCGCGATGCTGTCCATACCTTTGGCCCGGAAGGGGGTACACTAGGGCAGTATCGGATGCGGACACGCCCTCGCACCACAGATATATTGAATTTTCTCTCTGTGCGACTCCCGGCATAACCGTAAAGCATCTGACCACTTTTGCGCAATGTGAGATATTGAACGTCCTGCAGAGCTCCGCTTGGTTTCCACGGGTGAATCGCTGTGCCTTTTCCACGACCCTTCCGCTGCACATGGTGCTCGCGCAATTTTACCGTATCTACGATGCACTTTCTCGAAAGTACATGCGAGTAATACGACAACGAGGTGAGAGGGCCAAGGCGTGGTGGACCTCGCAATTAGGAGAGGAGCGGGCAAGAGTGCGCGCGATGCGACGCCGGGCTCAGCGGACACGGGACCCTGTGCTCCAAACGGTTTTCAGGCGGCAATATGCCAACGCGTTCGCGGTCTACAAACACAATATCCGAATCGCGAAGGACAGCTTCGAAAAGACTGTCTGTCGAGACCTTACCACGAGACTCGTTTTTGGCAAACAGTTTAAGCTGGCTTTTGGCAAACACGTCGCACCGACACCCCTTTCCCCGCTCGCTGTCTCTCCGGAAGGATCGACGGTCTTCGTTCTTGACTCCGCCGCGTTGCTCTTGCGAGAGCATGTGGCGACTGACGATCCGACCTCTGACAACGAGTTGCACCAGCGCCTTCGGCAGCTCAGCATTTGCCCTTATCTTTGGCACTGCGAGGACCGTCCGTTCAGCATGGCAGAGCTCGAACATGCGATCTCGCATGGTAACCCTCGTGCGGCGCCGGGGCCAGACGGCCTTACAGGCATGTTTGTCCGCCAGCTGTTTCAGCAGCATTCCCACTTTTTTCTGCCTTTATTTAACAGTGCTCTCAATTTGGACCACTTCCCCTCCTGTTGGAAGGCTGGCAGAACAATTTTCATACTGAAGCCTGGTCGTCCCCTTCACTATTATTCAAAGGCTAGCGCAATATAGCGGGGCGCTAGCCTTTGAATTTAGCAGATAGcctttgaataatgatgacacaccaactatcccagctttctgccttgatccaCCTCACCTTTCATCCGCGTACAGGCCCCTTGTCGTGAACTCGCTTTTCGGGAAGGTCCTCGAACGCCTACTAAATTCCCGGCTATACTATTTTTTGCACTCACACAATCTTTTTCATCCTCGCCAGTTCGGATTTACACATGCTCATGGTGCCCATCAGGCGCTCTACGCATTACGTCAGAGGCTGTGCGCCCTGAAATCCACCAAGACTCCAGCCGTCCTCATCTCGTTAGATTTTACAGGGGCCTTCAACAGCGTGTGGCACGACGCGGTTCTCTTGTTTTTCCGCAAGCACCGGTGCCCTGTCAACCTCTACAACCTGCTCCAGTCCTTTCTGACGGGTCGAACGGTTGTCTTTCGTTCGCACGCGGGTGAGGTGACTGCACGCTCGTCGActggcacccctcagggatcacCGGTCAGCACCTATTATGGAACGTAGTCATCCATTCGCTCCTAGATCTCGACCTTCCCGAGGGAGTACACATGCAGGCATATGCGGACGACACCATTCTCCTCATTGCTGGCACTTCGCGTTTGCACCTGCAGGCCTTGGCGGAATCGGTCCTTACCTTGGTCTTTAATTGGTCTCGACAGAACAAGGTCGAAATCAGTCACACAAAatctttctttgtattttttagCAACGGCCACTTTGGAACGTTAAAGCGGCGGCCGTCCATCCGATTGGATGGTGCTTTCTTGCAGTGCAAGGATCGCATCAAACTCCTTGGTGTGGTCGTTCACGATAAACTTAACTTCTTTTCCCAGGCTGACTATATTAAATCTTAATCAGAGTTATTGGCTGTTCGATTACTAAATTTTATCCGTTTACATCGCACGCTCCCTCCGGCAATTATTCGCCGAATATACCGACAGGATCTGCTGCCTGCCGTTGCGTACGCGTCCCCAGTTTGGTGGCCCCCGTTCCCTTCCGCCCACCTTACTACGCGCGTCCTCTCTGCCCAGCGGTCCCTTCTTGTCGCCATGACGGACGCTACCACACAACGCTCACGTCGGCATTTCATGTGTTAGCCAACTGTCCTCCCCTTACTGTGGAGTTGGATCGAGTGACGGCTGAGTTCTTCCTATTTACACATCGCCAGGTGACTCATTACGGCGTTGAAACTTTTCATCCCCACCTACTCGACTTCCCCTGTGACCCGTGGACGGAGCACCCTAGTGAGCGCGTCCGGTTTCCCTTCACGCGCCTCACCCCTGAACAGGCTAATATGCTTTCCCGGGCTCCTGTTTATCACGTATATAGGGACGGCGCCTACACCACCATTGCGGCGGGCGCCGCGTTTGTAGCCTTGGATCGTTGTGGTCGCGTCGTCCGTGAGAGCAAATACCGGGTTGTTAGTGCCTCTGGAGCATTCGGCACTGAGCTGTGTGCATGTGAGGAGGCGCTGGCATATATAGCTACCATGCGCCACACAGTATACCTGTACACCGACTGTCTGTCGCTGTTGGTGGCCTCATCGCGGTTGCGCGCTGCGGGGGAGCAGATAACGCGGATCAGGAATGAGCTTCGTTTATTGGCAAGAAACGTACCTGGTGTCCTGTTATTTCATGTACCAGGGCACCGGGGCGTGCTGGTTAACGAGCTTGCTGACACCGCCGTCTTGTCTGCGTGCACTACTGGAGCAGTTCGAACGAGCGCTCACTCCGTTTGATCGATCAGAAAGCAGTGTTTTGGGATTGCTGCGAACCAGCGGCACCAGTACTGGCAGCGGGAGGGGCGAGGCACCTGCCTCTACGCGTGGGTGACCAGTGTTCAATCAATCCCCGGCTGGTTCCATCCAAAACACTTACTCGTTCACCTCTTCACAGGACATGGACACTTCCCATATTAGTACTTGCATCGATTTCATCTTAGTGCCGCGAATCTGTGTACCTGCGGTGCGGAGTGCGAGGGAGCGGAGCACTATTTTACTGCGTGCCCAGGTACTGCGCCGATAGCGGCACCAATGTGCGCTCACTCCCGGATTGACCATGTGACTGACGCCAGCAGTGTACCTTGCGATGCTGCAAAGTAAACgacagcgcgcattgttattacGGTTAGCCCATGACATTGTACGCTCTGTGCCTGCGCACCCCACCACTACCACTTTTCCAGATGGCTCATAACTCCCCTTGCTCTTCCATGGCTTCTGTCTCACACCTCGCTCTTTCACGCTTTCATATTACTTTTGCATGTCTGTGCGTGCCATTAGCACTGTACATTCCGACCGTGGTGGGGTCTATACCCCGTTGCTTGTGGTCCTAACTACATGCTCCATCTACATTACCTCCCTTCCTATCCACTGTGTCATATCTATCTTTCTATCACTCTCTTGCTGCATAACATACTGCCTTCAGACTCATGCTGGCACGCATCATTGAGCTGCGCCTGCTCGGCGACTATCCCGGGCATTTGTGATTTAGAGCTTTCAGGTCAATCACCAGATCATGCTGCTCTTGGCCTACCACGGACCTAGCCTCCTGCCACGCTGATATGCGATATACCCGGACCCTAGCACAAGGAAGTGCGCACATTGATCTGTCCCCTGGCCAGAAAATGGACAATCGACAGAAGATGGCCGGCCTAATTTAAGATATCACATCTTCATGCAATAAAGCTGCAGAATACCAACGACTGCACGTCCCTGCCGGAGCTTAATGCTTAATAAAACATACAGGAGCACGCTACTTGGTGTATCCAAGCTGCCAATTTTGCTGACTTACTCCATAATCATATACTATCCTAACTTATACCTTTGGCTTCAGCTCCGAACTTTTTTTACCTTACTGGCTTTTGTATCTAAATTTATTTTGAATTGTCATTCGTGATGATGCTTCAATCTTTTATATTTTGATTGGCGTTCTAAGCTCGTTATACCTCATAGTGGTGCGGGCCTCCCCCTCAtttcttttatgttctttttgcacTGGGGGAAACAACTATGCAATGAATGTGGCTGTTAATCTTTGTTCAGCAATGcaacgattcttggtaggggcaagggcataGAAGAGCAAAAGATCCTGGAAGCcaactacatcagtttattaatGACGGCTGCATTAGTACAACCTGGGggcgcttacttgaaaaagaatttgtcTTTTTAGATCAGTTACGATAGGTGCAATAATTTCATTTTTCATGCTTTGATTAGTGATGCTGCTGTTGCGCAGGCTCTGCTGGTCTTGCTGGGACTTCGCCATTTCTAATACAGCTCAGTTGATattccagtcgttgtggtgtgaatcTCTGTTCTTGTCCATTGTGTTTTgcgactggttttttccttcagcCTGATGTAGGCAGTATAGGCCTTCGGCTGAGGTAACTACGCAGCTTCCGCACATGGTTTGTCTTTCCTGTCCGATTAGCCTGTGACAACCTCGTCGCCTATGGAGTGCAGCTTCAAGATGCATCATCAGTGCTTACACACCGCCTACTGCTTCGCTCATGATGGCACCAACTAGGAAAACTGCTGAACTAAGCGGCTCAGAAAGGGAATGACGTTGACGGGTGAATCTCGCTTTAGTCCGGCTAGAGACACGCCAGCATGAAACAGAACGCCTTCGCACGTttgcagcgcaagctgcgaaccCTGCCACTTGTATTCCCGAAGCCGAGTGCTATGCAactggctgcccaagacactacaGAGTCGGACCAAAATGCCCGTACCTTCGCCAAAGCGAGTCGGCAGCAGGACTCCGCTCACCGATAGGACGCTCTTGCCAAGCAAGCCTGCAACATGGTCACCAACCTGCAAATCTTGCGCCTTTCCCTGCAGTGGACCATGAGTTCACGAGTCAAACATGGAAGAGCTTCCGTGAAGACACACTTAACTTTTCTTTTCTACACATTCCTACGAAGGAGGGATCAACCATATTTTTTATACTAAAATTGAAAATGCCGCCATTAGCACTTCTCCAGCATGACCCCCGAGATAAGGTAGTGCCCACGATACGGTATATTATCTTGAAGGACCTATGCATGGACATGTGTCATAGCCATCAACCCCCAGGTGCATGCTTCATCGGTTTAGGTGCTGCTTTGAGGCTGCTAATACAAAATTATACAATCACCAGAGCTGTTTTGCCAAGTGAGTAGTCACGAGATGACTGTAATGCAACGCTTTTAAAAATGTAAGCGTACCCCTAAATACCAGGCTGCATGGTCTGGCACATAAATACACGTTTTCCTGCACCATAACTTCTCTTGCCATGAAGGAAAAAGGCAGAGCCCATTGCGTAATGAAATTACCTTTCCATCATCTCTCTCACCGTCGATCACAGTCTGGAGGCCCTCGGGCAGTTCGCTCATGAGAGCATCCTCTAGCTCCTGAGAGGTCCAAGGTTTTCCTACAATGCAAAGCATTTAATAGGGATAAGAATTGGACACCGACAAAAGTAAATGACATGTAGTGCACATGGAAAATCAAAGTAGCCACACTGGCAGAAATTTTAAAAGAAATGACTACAGCTTTGACACAATTAGAAAGCCTGACCACGTTAGCTTTCAAAGTAATAAATGCATTGAAAGTGTACAGTCTTTAGCTTTATCCTGAAACAATTCTTTGTGCAGTTTCCAACATGATGTCTATTTTTTGCTTTGCACTAATTGGAGTCACATTGCTCGAGGGTTCCACCTGCACTACCTATAAGTAAAACCTTGGAACGTCGCATTAGTTTGAGATCAGACTTCACTAAAGCAAAAGGAAGTTGTGATGTAGCAGACTACTAGAGTTCAACTACTATGTTCGTAATTTTGCAATGCTGCTAGCTGTGAACAATGATATTTATGTAATCTCAATCATTTTTGCAACCTGTTTAGTGTTGCTGATGTGTAGCAATTCATTCTACAGCACTACCTTAACTAACAAAACAACTAATAACCGGGCTATTTTCTAATAATTAATTATAATGGCAGAACAACACAACTCCAGTCAAAAAAGGAAGTGAGTGGATGCAAACTCTTAATGGTGCTCTGCAACACGAAACGCACCTGCAAAATCTATTGCACATGTGCACAGAAAGAGATTTCAGACAAAAAAAGGATGGATGCGTGATCTATAACTGATGGCTTTTAACATTACAAGCCAGGCTGTAAGTGCATATTAAACTCCAAAGCTACCTATCATCTAGCAGGGAATAAAATTAACCACATGATGCGTGAAAGGAGCCCTGCAAAACTTCCGAGAAATCTTGTTGAGCGGCACTAATAGCACCATCATGACACAGTAATTTTCTGCCCTTTATGTGGCGGAAATGGAATCGAGGATAGGCGTGCTGATGATTGGTTAAAATGCCATGTGCAATTTATGATCGCGCAATATTGTGAGTACTCTAAAAAAACAGATGCATAAAAATATATATGCATAATAAGAGGAAGCTTAAGAAAACATTTCTTACCGAGCTCATCTGGAACCACCTGCGCACCGCTGCTGCGTGGCAGTACATATTGAGGCAAAGGAAAGAATTCAATTAGATTTTCTGCAAATTTCTAATCGATTAGTTCTATTTAAACAACTGCTTACACACAATCCCACTAATTATGGAAACTATGCATCAACTAAGTTATAACAAATACTATGAGTCTCACTCGTCCAAAGGCTTTCTTTTATCCGCAGAGCGCCACAAATGAGTGGCGCTCATTTTATCATATTTTGGGTGAATGCTGTGCACTAGATGGCACCAGTTCACCACTCCTCCCTCCACAAAAAATTTCTGTGGCTGCAGTTTGCAGAAATTAATTGGAAATGTGCCTCCCCAGGGATTTAGAGATTGTAGTGTGGAGTTAGGGGGCCCTATTGATACCCGCCGCCTTTTTCAATGCTAAAATCATTGTGTATTTCGATGTTTACTCACTtcaaataaacgattaggcctgGATAGCTCTACTGAGTCATGTTCAGAGCTTCAACTTAGTACCGATGATTACGAAGAAGAGTACAAATCTCTGGTGGCATCACTAGCTTGAATGTGGCTCAATGAAGATGCTTAGGCGCTGGCACCTCTGTGGTTTCCTATATTCACAGTGCCAGAAATGATGTGTCGTATGTGAACGCTATTCCAAGAAATGTGAAGCTACAAATAGACAGTTTCCGTGAGAATGTCTATCTGCAACTTAGAAACACTGACAGACAAGAAAAAATATCATATGAACTGCTGATATTACAGTAACGAAAGCTATCCATAAAAATTACGCATAAATATTAGTGATGGCTTCCTGAAAAAAAGGGGGTTGGCTTGGAAATAGTCAAGGCACATCTGGATAAGACTGTGCTTATCTCAAAGTTTTCCACACAGACGGGGGTGAACATATAAATGTGTGAGTAAGTACTTTGAAAAGTGCTGCAGGTATGTAGGTAAGTATTGGTGAAAATGACTCGATGAGTATGAGCGAGTGCACGCATAACATATTGGTTAGCATGAGGAAGTGTCTCACAATCTGTTCCTGAAAACTAAGTAATGGTGTCAGAGAAATCTTACCAAGCTGGTCGGGCAGGACCACTGTGGCGCTGTCAAGATGCTGTCACAGGATCACAAGCAATGTTattgcaaatcagttctgcgaaaATTCGTGAACTAGAGGAAGCTTCATGAAAGTAAAAAAATGTCATGCACCCAACAGTAGCATGAAGCACCAGAGGAAATTTGTAGCTTTCTTCTGCTGTAGGGTGGAGGACAATTTTTTAACTTTCAACAGTAATTGAGACAAAACAACAGTCACACACGAGGAtggcaaacaagaaaaaactgGCCCTCTATATGAAGTATTGTCTTACTCAAAAGCTGCAAAGCTCTGGACCCATAGACACCAGATAACCTGTCACTAGGCTCTGCAATGACAACAGACCGACAAGTCTTTGTATATTACTTTCATACATTACAAAGTAAAGATGTCAATGCAGCAACTTGCAATGCCATGCCTGCTTAACTTCTTTTGGACTTTGAACAAGTTACCCACTCCACAACAAACT
This window harbors:
- the LOC139051844 gene encoding uncharacterized protein, whose protein sequence is MLYSSDHTEAEGDTAGSEIGNQGSPPQQDDALSLRDNAVLEAVVVGAAPAATPAPSPAEGGQTALNTRGQQAAAAVAPQAPRSSCSGAQVVPDELGKPWTSQELEDALMSELPEGLQTVIDGERDDGKGKAQDLQVGDHVAGLLGKSVLSVSGVLLPTRFGEEKVDNGAPLLPSSEEHVVWSEHLDVSWLL